The window CGGCCTCTGTATTCATGCAAAGCTGCTGAATCTCGGTACTCGAAACCTTGGCGGTGCAACATCTTGTGGAACTGTAAAAAGACTGCAATATGCGTATTTGTTTGGATTCCTTTCTTTTCTAATCTCTGATAATGCCTTTGGATAAAGCTAATCCTGTTGTCTAAATGCAGGCTTTAAACTTAACCATGCACTTTTCTTTAATAGATTCTCCTGCCATCTATTGCTTAGTACTATTAATTTTCTTGAACCAAAACAAAATGCCGGAAAAGAATATGAGAAAGAGAATCAGAGAGATTATAGTAATGtgcatcttctttttctttttggctcttaccatctgcatttgcattgggTAAAAACGCATTAAAGGGGAAATCGCTTCCTATCAGTTATTTTCTCATTTCCAACGCTCGAATCCGAGATATTTGATCAATGGTGGAGGGTTCCCATCATCTGTTGATACTAGTATTGGCATCTACCTTGTACCAACttcaatattttcctttactctcGTCTGTTTCATCTCAATTCTGAACTCACTGTAACgattcggccggtcgttttgagtattataacctcatttcctcatttactgctcaatttatgctttgtatttgttatgtgacttgccgggagtaattggttcgggtccggtgagttTTTGAATAATTTGGAACACCTAGTTCCAAGGTTTCGAAAtttagttgaaaaggttgaccagatgttgacgtaTGTGTAGTGACCCGGCGAATTTtcgctaaggaaattaaggttttgtggtatCGAGGTacatcaattagtacaaaggagcgagccgcggctcggactttttgggttgaacaatgcaccaagaagtaaagaaaaatttttggcagaaaaacttgtttctgcggtccattatgcgaccgcataatcactctacgggccgcataatggtcgcagaagagggccagtttggatgaaatttgcggtcgactatgcgaccgcataactgttctgcggtcactatgcgatcgcaaaacaggTATgcaggccgcatagtgaccgcatacacagacagataTTTGCCAGTATTGGACACCGATTATGAgaccgatatgcggtcgcatatgcgaccgaaaaatctgttccggagcttcatttttcaggttttataaacccgaccccattcttataaaacactattgggggtcattttgaagggtttcatctgatattttagagagaggtgagagcattttagagagagagagagtgaagacttagtcatttatccatcaatttcttgttcaaggtttgaagatttcacaaggatcttgctagggcttcaaagaggtaagaatttctttcctcaattcttcaatttcgggtttggagtaaagatgggtgattaatagtatgattcttgggtgtaagagtattatgtatacataccaataaggttgtggaaagattgttaagttcaaatgggtaaagattgggttgaaaatggtagaaatcttcatagactttaattgaagatttgaggttcgagtgatgtcagaatttggtaaaatttgtatggttggatgggcgttcatattctgtaacttttgttgggttccgaaacgtgggtcccacgggcgattttgagttaattttgaaattttcgttaaaatattaatttcgttaattagatgagtctattattgttgagatatgtaattgcttttggctagatttgggacatTCGGAGTccgatattcgtgggaaaggcattatGACCGATTGGTTGAGCTTGATTCAAGGtatgtggcttgcctaactttgtgtgggaaaaatCCCCTTAAGATATGGAATTATTGTGCTATGTGAGCGCCgggtacgtgaggtgacgagtacgtacacataCTAGTTGTAGTAAAATCCAATTTTCTTAccgagcagcaacatgttttcctgttattttgagttataccattttaaatgagtactaatctattctcattcttaattgagttattccaatatgtgtagctatcatgtttagtctaatacaacatgtctacgtgtcttaattgtttatgtgaattatgtgcagcatgcttagtgaatttcctgcttcttccatgactagtacttagtctaaattgtaagaatttcgtgatgtagttgtatttctatcattcgcgatgcatatttactttgggactacgaaacggtatttcgggagatccccctgtactacatatttactttgggtctacggaacggtattccgggagattctcctgtcttgtatatttacttGGGAACTACGttcacatttactttgggactacggaacggtatttcgggagatccccctgcacatttacgtttgggactacgagacggtatctcgggagatcccctgttgtatttctgtgtactgagttgttaccttctatgatttcattgttgttaaatttcagcctttatttttattgcggtattacactctatattgttttattatatatttatcagtagggccctgacctgatctcgtcactactcgacggaggttaggcttggcacttactgggtactctctgcacatatttttcgtgtgtagatccaggtacacctTATCAgctgcactatcagtgagccgggacagctttggagactttaaggtatatctgccgcgtacgcagacctcggagtccccttctactctttctctgctgtatttttccttgttagattctgatgtatagagacactagattttttttttcccttctgtagtttgtgattcatgatgttccgggttttgggatttctTGTGTGTTTTTGAattagttggttaaatttatatttttatttcattattccgcaaaatgctaggtttacctagttgtagataataggtgccgtcacgatgtcacacggaggggaaattgggtcgtgacacccagaATCCCCACCGAAGGCCCGGTAACATCGTGGAATCTCAAGAGTTTTAACTTTAATGTTCAACCAAAAATAAGAGACCAGAAAATTTCGTATCTTTGACTTTATTAATGGACTAAATCAAAACATGAACGCAGAAAATAGTTTTTTTCTTCTACTAATAATGTGTAAATGTGAGCTAAAATCAGTCTGATTACTTATCTAAGCTTCACATGCCAATTTTTTTCAGGTTATGCAACATAATATGAAGATGACACTCAAAAGACGTGTCATAGAAGAAAGTCAAAATTGACATGCTTAGCCAAGCAAATTGTTAACAACTTAACATATAGTCATAGACCAACCAAGCACCCACGAGGAAAGTGAAAACCCCGTTTCGTGATTACATCTTTTTTCGGTGGTTGGTTACACAAATATATTTGTAAAGAAAAACACATtccaaaaaagtagaaaaaatagttttcttttttACTTCATACACTTGTTTCAATCAACACACATTTTTTCTAGATAATTGGTTACACTCAATTATCTTTTAAATAATACGATCACATGGATATTTTTACGCTGACATTATTGTAACTTAAACTCTTAAAAAATATCACAAAGGGACTTTGGTCAGTATGTTTTCTCCCATTTCTGGTCAACAAAGACATATCAAGGAAAGGCATGCCAACTATCCAGACAATAagattcttattttattttattttatataaaagcAAACTTAATTAAATCAAGTCTATTAGCATTGTCTTATTCCTGCATGTTTGCTATTGGATTCTTCATGATCGAGTAATTATTTAGTTTATTAATAAAATAAGGAGGGTCGTCTCTCTTTCTCCTCCTTGACACCAATCATCCTCTTTTACGTGGCTAAGTTCCGATTTCAAAAATCAAACGTATTTTTCTTTGGccgtaattattttaaatatttttagatattttgAGTCGTTAATTATTGTAACTTATAATACTTGTTACGTAGTttccaaatatataaattttgtttCAAAAAACTTAAAGATTTTATGTCTGAATTTGACTTTCGAAATTCGATCTCCATCACATAAATTACAATAAAGGGAATAGCTAATTACAAACTCACAAAGTCAAATCTCGATGTATTTTAACAAGTCATATATGTCGAGTAGTATTAGTACTACATAAATTTGATACCGAAACTAATTAATCATATAATACAAAGTTTGGTATGATGATTAACTCGGGTTATATTTTGAGCAAATAATATTATTTAGTCGTTCttaaaataatagttaaaaaatatattttttgtatgtatatatataaaaaaaaatagataaattttATGCACTTTTacagttatttaatataaataatttttaccaCGAGTTAAAAGcaatcttttatattttcttttccatcaAATCAAATTCTctttaaatgtaaaaataaatttaaaatttaaattttatgaattCAACCGGATTAAATTTTTACCAAAGCTTCAAGACCCCACATTCCAAAAAGACACACTACCGTGTGTGACCGTGTCAAATACGTGCCTCAAAACCCAACCCTACTCCGATTTTCGctcccctctttcttcttcctatAAAAAAAACTAGGCCGGCACATAAAAATCCCCACTTCTCTCTCTCATTGGTGGCTTTTGTAACTCTGTTTCAACAGTTACCAACCGACCGTCATTCTCGTATTTATAAACAGTTCTCTTCTTTCCAAAATATTTCATCGCCTATCATGGCTCAAAATACCAAGATCAGCTCTTGAAATATATATCACTTTCATATTATTCTcgattttaatttttgtattagAAAAATGTGGAGAACTTCGTGTAATTTATTGAAACGTACTGTTACATCAGCGTCTATCAGCCATGGGACAAGAACATTTCCCATTCCGGTTATGGATTATCGATCCGGGTGTTTTTGCGGGTCGACCCGAATGATGGGTGGGTACTATTTCAGCTCAGCTTCAACAGGGAATGGGGAAAACAAGAATAATATGAATAATGGGGATTTTATTACGCACGAGGAAGCTAAGAGGCTGATGAGATTGGTGAATGTTGAGGAGCTGAAGTGGAAATTAGGGATGGAAAATACGGAGGTTATTGGATACAGTGAGCTGTTAAAAGCTTGTGAAAAAATGGGTGTGGCTAAAACGCGTGATGAGGCGGTTGGTTTTGCTAGAGTACTTGACGAGGCTGGTGTCATTTTGGTCTTCAGAGATAAAGTTTACCTTCATCCTGATAAGGTAAactttttttctcttctattttatttttttatgttgttttgtgATGTGGGGGTAGTGTAAAATGGTGTTTGATTGATGATTATTGTGTAAGATTTACATTGTCTAATTGTAATATCTGAAGAAATCATGAAAAAGGATAGATCTTTGGGGAATATTGATGTGGCGTTTGGTTTCATTGGCCTCTAATATTAATTGGaatattcttgttgttgttgttgttgttgttcgatTGACGATTAGCATGTAAGAATTAGATTGTCTAGCTGTAATATCTAAAGAAATCACATGAACAAGGAGAGATCTTTGAGGAATTATTGATTTGGCGTAAGGTTTCATTGGCTTCTGAAGCGGGGGATGAAATATTTGTTTCCCTTTTGGGATTGGGGAATGAGGTTGGGTGTTGTGAGGAGAAACTGTAACATATAAGGGGTAAAGAAACAAAACATACAACCATTGGCATCTGCTAATTATCAACAACCAACATGAAAAACAACAGAGTTTCTCTGGCTTTGCTCAATTGTTCTGCTTTTACTGCCTGCCTTCATTATGTGCTTCTAATAAAGGCCTATATCCTAGGAGTTAGCTGTTAAACGGTTAATGAATGTTAATTACATCTGGAAAATGGCATTACTAATTTGGGAAAATGGTGTCAATCACATGATGTGAGGTTGTATCTGTTAGTGTGTTCCGATTAAGCATGGTTTCCTTATATCAGTCATATTTTGTAGCGGGTCAAAATTTCGTCAACCAGTGTGAATTCCTGCTTTTGATTTGAGAATTCATGAGACACAAAGAAAGGTGAGGGGCAGTCTGGCAGGGGGTTGGTGGTGGTGATTGGAGATTTATGATGTTTGATATGCTGGTTGCGTGCTGAAACTTATTGAATAAGCTTTCAGTAAGCAAGATTATTAGAATTGTGGAGAGCAAACTtgtaattatggccaatattttggctaatagagtccatctcacataagcataagcatctttgcaaagtgtagactttgttggcaatattctttgggacccaaaaatattgcattgtgtgttggacatcatttgcacaagttgtatctcttcttttacacctaagaggccaagacttttttgcctataaaagggaaggtcattagttcattttagacacaccaacaagacttgtcttcaattcttgtttcttcctttcttcctttattaagagtgttttgtatgagagttagtgttgggaagcacttgtgtgaaccctttctttggagtgatcttgtgaggttattctcttagggtatttgggattaattagagtgtttactctaattttgtactctcttttgtactcttattgttatagtaaattgctcctctccgcttgtggacgtaggtcactttgaccgaaccacgttaaatttgtgtcttctttatctactttaattgtcgttgttatcaacttccattgtctttgttattgtcattataccgttgtttggctatattCCTCACTACCCGGGTTCCCTATCCTAACAAAACTCTCCTTAGTTTGGGCATTCTTGAGCCACCTTATTGTGGACATTGTCTCATAGTACCCATAATCTTTTCGATTCTCAGTCCATTAGTTGGTGGTGTAAAGATGCCTAGTTTTGCAGGGACATGTCATGTTTGAATTACTTATTTTTCTGAATATGCATAACAGCATGCAATTACTTCTTTTCTAATTTTATGAGTGAGGGAGAAGTAGAAAATCATGAAAGATTTCAACTTTGCTTCTTTGATCACAAATTTATTGCTTAATTTAATTACCTGATAAAGTAAAAAATGTGTGAGCTTTAAATGCATACTTGGTGGTTTCTGAATATGGATTTGAGAGACATTTCTTAATAAATGTCCATTTCTAGCCAGCCCTCTTAAAAGCTTTATCACTATGGAAATCTCcaatttcattttcttcttttttgttttcaggTAGTGGATGAAATTAGAAAGGCAGTTCCCCTAGCACTTCTACCCAATGATGACCCCACGATAGATGAACTAAAGATTCTGCAGGAGAAGATGGATAAAATTGATGAGCTTGCACATAAGCAGGTGCGTCGCATTTTATGGACTGGGTTAGGAGCTGGCCTCTTGCAAGTTGGTCTCTTCTTCCGTCTAACGTTCTGGGAATTCTCTTGGGATGTGATGGAACCAATTGCTTTTTTCACAACTACTACTGGGATAGTAGTAGGTTATGCTTATTTCCTTGTTACTTCTAGAGACCCGTCATACCAAGATGTGTTGAAGAGGCTCTTCCTCTCAAGGCAGAGGAAGCTGATCAAGAAGTATAATTTTGATATTCAGAGGTTTGTGGAATTACAAAAGAAAATCAGAGTACCAGTGAGTAGTCAAGCTTCAATGAAACATCGGTTAGGGGTGGAACTGGAAGCTGAGGATCTTTTACACGGTCACTAAATCACATTGGTCTCTGATCATCCTCTCTTTGACCCTCAACTTCTCACATAATTATAACTTCACTAAACTTTTACCTTTCAACCAATGTAAGCCCTTCATTTTCTTAGCGGAGGGTGAATATCTCAGCTGTTGACAATTGTCCCTGATTTTACCTTGTAATTTGAAGGTTGTATTACTAAACTCTTCTCTTATAACATAGGCTTAGAAAGTAGTTCTAACCGTTGCAATTCCTTCAAAGCCTCCTACTCTGAAGTTGTTAGCCTCTCATATATTTTTGAAGTTGTAACTAGATACTGATGCTATAtcaatgattttgaatttttggtatttCGACAATAACCAATGTTATTTATATAAAAAGTAGGCCAATGAGATTTTACAAGTTTTTTTTTACTAGAATGCCAGGGCTTTCGTCATAGTTTAATTTTGTGGGAAATTGTCATCATACAGGTGTTAGTTGAACTGTGTGCCGTAGTGACTATATGCATTTTCTTTTGAATGTGTGTTCTCTCCATGATAACCTCAGTTAATGATACTGACTACGATCGTGTTGGAAGGTCTTATTCGACTTGAGTGTCTAGGTCTTTTACAAGCACTTTGTGGAGACCTTTCTTTCATAGTTTCATTTTGTTGGAAATTGTCATCAGACAGTTAATTGATTTCAGTTTCGTGCAGTACGGATAGTGCATAATTTCACGAATCAGCTGCAGTTCGTGGGTTATTGACCTGCTCTACTGACCAGCTTTATAAAGTTTGTTCTGAAAAGCTTAGATTTTATGCACTGATTGTGTATATATAGTTTCAACATCAGGCAAAATTGACCTGCTACAATATATAACTCTTCATATTAAGCAGAGGTATGGTAACGTGGAAAATAGAGTGAGAACTTGCTATGATCTGTTAATTCTCCTATTAAATTGCACTGATAGTGTAAACAACTTTTATGTTGTTAGTGTATGTTACTTAAAATCGTTTTTCATTCCGAGGTTCAAAGTAGGAAGAAACTAGTATATCTGCAGCTTTGGAACATTGCCTTTACTAAATCCCAAGGTGTTGAATGAAAGGCAAATATTGACAGTCTATTGTTGTCCATACTAGAAAACAATATGTCCAAGTAAGGCAGTGGATGAAGAACTTCAGTTTCTTGGAGACAATAGTGATCTGCAGCTTCTGGAAGTAGAAGCAAGGCGTCCGAGGCATTAGCATATGCATTTTGCTCACTCGGTTTCTGGAAATGGAGAAACTCATGGTTCTCGGGGGTGAATGGAGAACCTTCAAGCAGAGAGGGTAAGGATAAAGCATCGGATACCTGGGTTCTGAGAGACATTACTTCAGCTAAAGCTTCGTTTAACTCGGATTGTAAGTGAAAAACATGTTTCTGGAGGGCAGAAATGATGCCCACACAGCCATATACTGGATCTCTGAGTCTTGCTGTAGCTTCATAAACCATGCTAATCACTGCATCTTCTCTATTATCCACTGGTATCTCCTGCTATAAATGAATGCCAATATTGAATAGACAAAGCAGAAAAGGTTCATTTCTTGAGTGTCATTATAACTAGCACTCATATGGATTTAACTTGGATACACTTGCCGTTTATAGATGCAATATTTAGCCTATTATATTATGTTgtctgctttttttttttttttccggtaACTAGTTTCACTTGTTATAGATAATTAGTCTTttaagtgacctggttgattaaATATTCTTTCTCACCGTTAATGTTTAGAACTTAAACTCTAATAATATTATAGATTAGCTTCCGTTTGGCCGTATATTTGGcttcattttttataaaaaaaattaaaaacattgtttgtttgtgaaatatgatcatgtttcgagaaaaaaagtttcaaaaaatttcaagttCCCAAAAATGTTTGGGTGAAAGTTTTTCTTCCACTCACGaaactttaatttttcttcaaataaaatgcatgtctaaacacaacttcaactttcaaaatttatttttcaacacaactttAGAAAAacttttcaagtttcaatcaaatctatgtCTAAACGCTAGCTTAATATAAAGTTCAAAAAGTCTAGTTCTTTTATACTTAAGCACTCTTGGCGCTGCAttatgataaaaaattaaatcaaaTCAAACCTAACCACAATCGGATTTTTTTTCCGGTTGACTCGTATTATCTGTTTGATGCAGTTTGTTGGTTTTCTTTGCACACCCCTAATTATGGTACAAATCCAAACATACAAAAaatgcttggtgatttcttctcattTTTTACTAACCCTTGGTTGGTAGAGTTATCCGGTGTTTGTGCTGGTACGATGCAGTAGACAtccattaaaagaaaaagttaaaacTTATGAATTACGTACTTGTAATATTTAGCTGATGTTGCTAGCACCAAAAATGCGATGAACAGCAATAAATTTTTGTGGTTCAGCAGAAGGAAAGTGAGGCAAGAAAATGCAATCCTGAGTGCAGCGTCTACGAAGAAACTTACATGCTGAACATGGCACATGTTTGTTCTTCTTGTTTGTAGAACCCATGAAAAACAATAAATTAAAGCAAATGAACTTACTTAACTGAGTATTTAAGGGCAAAAAGTAAAACATGGGGTCTAGCAAATTGCAAAAGGGGTCCAAAAAATTAgctggagaaaagaaaaatctttaGACATCTTAATCGTAAGATCTTGGACGTTGTAATAACACTATTATCATCTCCCCTTGTCATTTTCACGGGGGGAAATTCATTGAACAAAATGGAAACTACATCGGTGCATTAAGCTCTCGCTATGCGTGGGGTCCGAGAAAGTAGACATATTTTATAACTCTAATTTTAGATATTTGGACTATCTTTAGCCAAATCCCTACACTCATATCCGTACCTGAATCTGTCTCAAAATTTAGATCATGAAAGGATCCAACCTCTAGATCCACAACCGTATCGGACACTCGTATCCCATTCCGAGCAACTTAGTTTGTGTGGCTCAAACACCCTTTTATGTGATTTTCCTCCATCTTAATGTAGATGTGTTTTTCTTCCTTCAATGGTAGTGAAGTAATTTTCTGAATAGGCTTAAGGAGGAGCTGAGTATCTGTAGTTATTTATTGTAACTTgttattagatatatatatatatatatatatatatatatatatatatatatatatatatatatatatatatatatatatatatatatatatatatatatatatatatatatatatatatatatatatatatatatatatatatatatatatatatatatatatatatatatatatatatatataatagtgatatttatAAAGTAGGACAAAAAAGCTGTAAAAATTTTTCTATTTAActtatacccactttttaaattttttttaacttgtacccactttttaaacaactttaggcctctttctcctcttcctcctcctcctcctcctcctcctccttcttcttcttcttcttcttcgggtgaCAACAATTTTATATGATGGTTGTAAACATATTTTAATGTAGTTTATAATGTTTTACAATGGTGAGTTGCTATGATGCTTTATTTTTTGCTATTGCTTAGGTTTTTTCTTAATTGTAAAATGGGTTcattagatttattgttgttttgacaaattgatgattgggtTTGTTCCTGATGATATTTGgaagttatgtttcaaatttaagctcatttggagtagatttaggtattaaatcgtatattagattgttataattcgaagaacaaatttctgtttctaggcaatttgcacttcaggtctatttggccttaagtgcataaaaacgttggttgcacttcagaccttttggccttaagtgcatctgaagtacaATTTTTCACTTCATACTTATTGGCTTTAAGTgcagcaaaacgtttgttgcacttcagcaaaacgtttgttgcacttcagaccttttggccttaagtgcatctgaagtgcaatttttcacttcaaacttattggccttaagtgtagcaaaacgtttgttgcacttcgaACCTTTTGGCCCTAAGTGcatttgaagtgcaatttttcacttcagacttattggccttaagtgtagc is drawn from Nicotiana tabacum cultivar K326 chromosome 22, ASM71507v2, whole genome shotgun sequence and contains these coding sequences:
- the LOC107771072 gene encoding calcium uniporter protein 6, mitochondrial — encoded protein: MWRTSCNLLKRTVTSASISHGTRTFPIPVMDYRSGCFCGSTRMMGGYYFSSASTGNGENKNNMNNGDFITHEEAKRLMRLVNVEELKWKLGMENTEVIGYSELLKACEKMGVAKTRDEAVGFARVLDEAGVILVFRDKVYLHPDKVVDEIRKAVPLALLPNDDPTIDELKILQEKMDKIDELAHKQVRRILWTGLGAGLLQVGLFFRLTFWEFSWDVMEPIAFFTTTTGIVVGYAYFLVTSRDPSYQDVLKRLFLSRQRKLIKKYNFDIQRFVELQKKIRVPVSSQASMKHRLGVELEAEDLLHGH